The DNA window CCACGCCAGGACTTTCTTCGTTCTTCCAAGAACATGCAATTACATGTTTAGCTTTACTATATCAATTTAAACACTTATTTAACTTATCAGTTATTTaggttatatttttaaaacgaaaAATATTATAGCTAGAAAAAACCCATTGATCCGGGGTGTATAGGGTAGTTTTCCTACACAGTACTTGGGGATATATCCAATTTACAGAGATTCAAAATCGTGGCTGCTATTCACCAGctttaccaagcttggaagtaaatttaatttaataataacttattattattattattatttcttacatttatataaagcaCCTCAAGGCACTCAAATTGCATTACATTGTCTCCTTATTAGCTCTAAACTATTAATTAAACAAGGCCCAGTTCGATGCTGGATTTGCATATTGTTTGATTCTGAAAGATGGAGCCGTCTCATCTATGAAAGCTCTAGATCTAGTTCTAGAACTGCAGACAGTAAGTGAAACGGCATCAAATGCCTGTGTTTTGTCACTCTTTTGCTCCGCCCACAAAGCGCGCCTCCAGGAGCTCGGCTTTTTTCAAAGAGAATCGTAAAgctgtatctttcttttataaatatgataaaactaaaGACTTTTTGGAGATATGAAGCATGCAGTACTACTCTATAGGTACTCAAGATTAACATGAGATTGggtgaaactgtgtgtgtgttatgccccctttaaaggaatagttcacccaaaaatataagaaattcTGCCATTATTACACACCATCATGCTATTCCCAACTGCTTTTCCCAATGaagaccttcattcattttcagaacacaaacGAACATGATTTTGATTAAATCCAAAAGCTTACTGACCCTGCGTAGACTACAACGCAACTGACACAtttaaggcccagaaaggtagtaaggacatcattaaaacagtCTGGTGACCTGGTTCAAGCTTAATTTTacgaagctacgagaatactttgtgtgcaaaaaaagaaaaagaccatTTCTAATTAACAGTTTCTTCTCTTCCCTGTCAGTCTTTGATGTTCGTTCACAACAATACCTCTCATGCATGCAGTAGGCCTACTGCTTACAGAAGAGCAAGAGTTGGATGTGCAAGCGGAGGAATGCTAATGCGTCCATTTTGGCACTCTCGTGAATGTGgaatgagtaattaatgacagaattttcatttttgggtgaactatacctttaagacTTTGTTCTGGTGCGGCACCTGGAGCAGATATATGATGTGTTCCCACAATGAAGAGTGAACAAAGAGGAGAATGCTTTGAATTTAAAAGAGTCACTAAATTAGCGGTGAGCCATTGTTAGCGGGGCCACAAGTTAGTCCCAGGGCTCCAGTTAGAAGGGGCGGAGGTGGATTTTACAAGCCCAGGCTGAAGAGCCGCAGTGGGATTGCCCTCACCAGCTGCCTGCTTTACAAGGCAAACTTCAAAGATAAGGCCTTGACTTACCCCCCTCCAGTACCTGCCATACCACCAACTACACTCCTTCTATGGGGTACACAGTGTGAGTAAAGCAACATGTCTCATGGTTCACTTGTAATGACTTATTCTGAGTGACACTTCAGTATGTGAGAAAATGCCTGTTGACTAATGGGGTTTTAGAAAAACCTGTCACACAAGATGATGGCAGGGCTTCACAGACCCTCAAATATAATGACCCCCTACTGTAAAAGCAGCCATATATTTCCATGCGTTATtagaaataaaaggaaaacataAAGACACGCGGtcttccaaaataaataaacggcttttatattattactatactAGCcaatattatctaaaaaaatactgattttgAGAAGGTTTATTAATTCAACTAAATTTATAGTGCTTTTTGCAACAGGTATTGTTCCAGAGTAGTTGTAATGTTAACGTTGACAGCCCTAAAACATACATAATACTAAAACATTCGTTTTCTCTCATATAATAAAGccatattatatttagtgctgtcaaaggaTTAATTACAATGAATctcacacaaaatatttttaaaatataacaatttttctttacattatgCATGTATACTATGTatctattatgtatatataaatacaaacacatggacatatatatttcagattttttattattaacaatatatttatatataataaagtttaTAAGAATACAACTgaacaatataaacatttttaaatatatactgtatgcatgtgtatttatatatacataataaatatacaaagtacacatgcatatattaaatagataataacttattttggatgcgattaatcacggtTAATCATTCGACAGGaccatattatattatattatattatattatcaatattCGATCAGGACTCTGTAAGGTAGATATGTCAGAAAAGCTCTAAAGGGCACAGAATTCCAGAAGTTTCTAAACGGTTCactttttccatctcaaaaccCCACTGACCTGCTTTGCCGTCTGAATTCTTTGGCTTCCGAGGAACGGGACGATTACGGCATGGAATTTCAGTGAAGactgacttcatttctgctccTGAAATAGAGGGGTTGGAAATCAGAGGCAAGGCCACAGAAAGGCAATTACCAGTCAGCAGTGGAGAGATGAGATAGACGCCAGATTATTTCTCCTAGTTCGACTACGTGACCTACTCTAAACAGAATTACCCTACTTCACAGAAAGAGCCCCAGTCTACAGATCTGACTGATGAGGTCACAATTCATTACTAATTAGAGCTCTTGCGTGACACGTAAAGTGatatgcatgttaaaatgaGACAGCTGATAgggtctctctctccctccaccCCTAAATCCATCTCCTCTTACAGTAAATGAGCCAGCTGCGGAGGCCCTGTCCTGTCAGGCGTGGTTGCTGCCTGCTGGCCTGTCCCCAACTATGGCTAGACAGCAGAGTCCCCCGATAGTTGACTGGACGTACATCCGGCAGACATCCATAACGACCGGCTGCAGTCCTGAGCAAAGGATTAGTGATGAATTTTGACAGTTTCCCGACCAATGCCAGAAGAGTTCAACTACATAGGGCACAAAGAGAAGGGCACTTAATGCTGAGATGACGTTTTACCACAGATGTTCCAAAGAAAGTAATGATAATCAGATGTAGAGAAGAACAAACTACCAATCTGCTCTGATTTATAGACATTAAGTTTCAGAATACACAGCATTACTGCAATGAGTTTATGAATGTTTGCTCATACTGATGACACAAGCCTCTGCTATTACTTCTTTCGGCTAAATGAGTCATTTTGGTTATGTATATGGGACATTCTACTGAACTGATGCAAACTGCTGTCCCAcaatcaaaaaacacatttaaaaagcattcagTTCTTTGATGTTTACTATGATCTTTCCATTATCTATTGAaacccaaaataatatttaatatataatattcataacaTTCAATCATGTATAAAATCATCATTCGGGTCATTTCAATTGAGAGGTGGCCCCCCATAACCCTGACCCCTTAAGTTTCAacttataaaaattatatttaaattttgtttgcGTAAATTATgaaacttcatttttaaaaatgtgttccgCATTTCTCATGTCACTACCAAAACAGTATATGTTTTAGTGTATTGACTGAGACAGAGATTTTAACGAGAGCCCTAAATTTATGATCAGGAAACACATAGCAATCATATttgggaataaataaataaataagtatattgtACAATTATgcaatttctgtatttttagcatgttttagtGTCTGGCTATGTGATTCAAAGTCTGTGACGTGATTGGTACCAAAACATTACTATCACTAGAGAAAATGGGCAGCATCTAACGAAACGAATCTAACACATTTTGTCAAAAATTAAGTAAACTGAATTATCAACTAAGATACTATGGTACTTTTTGGATCACTGTATATTCAAACTAACAAATCCTTAATAAACTTTGTTTATAAATCTTTTGCCTACAAAAAAAACTGGATTCGAAATACAAAGAATCTCATAAATTTCACTtgttatattcttaaaaatgttactgttatttatttacctctgataaaagtgtattaaattattattactatatttcgGTAGCGACACATTTGGGGAAAGGACAAATATTCCAAAACtttatgaaaatacaatatGAAAATTAACTGCCCAATTACAAGAAATCTGTTGGACATTATACAATTTGCATACAGGCAATTCTTTTTGGAAACTTTTTCAAGATGTTTCTAACTTCTGATTATGTTTTtatagcttaattttttttttttgaaatattccaGATGCTCCAgatttacaaatttttatttattatttgttgacCCAAAAGTTTTCAATTCAATGTCTTttcttgtaaataatttttaaaagccaAGAACAAAAAAGCACTATCATCTAGAAAGTGACCATTTTAAGAAGCgactaataattaaaataaataaataatttttttgttgtggttttatttgctttgtttcatTCTAAAACATTCCAACAAAACAGAAGTACGcatgataatataaaaaaagttgatCAAAAATAGGTTACTTGTGTAAGGTAATGCTTAGTCCCTTACTGAGCAATTGCTATCTTTACCTCTTTTTTTCTAGCATGTTAAATTCCTTCGCCcaaacatatttcttttttaaaagttacataACTCAAAACGTACAACATGAAACACCAGAATGGTAAATGTAAGTGCATTAGGATCCTATAGTGGTGGGAAAATGTTTGGATAAAGAGCATACCATTTTGGCAACGTTTGACAAGAATggcaaatgaaaatgtaagtGTGCCCATGACTGTCATACAGCTTTTCAAACAACCAATCCACCCATCACCTCCACTCAACCATTATAAGCATCATTATGTGCTTGCAGTGCAAACCCTCCCCAGCCCAGGGCGCTTCCTGTTTAATCAGCGCTAGAGCTGCTGGTGAACAATCCCCATACACAAGAAccaatattatgaattatgaagaATTTATATTATGAATGTTGCATAATATCCTGTGATATTACCCCTCAGCAACTGTGCAATCATTTGTTAGGCCTCCTGTGTCCGTGGTGCCAACGGCAAAATGATCTGGGCTAACATCCACGGACTAAACGCTGTATTTAGCTTCGGATTGGACTGATTCATGAGCATCTGGCTCAGACAATTCACGTTTTGACAAAGAGAGAgcgaaaaaaaggaaatgtaacAGATTGAACTGAAATTTCAgtgtgaaagaaataaaaatagtaatgcaCTGAAAGAAATGAACCAATCTATCATACAGATTAATCTTCAGTGGAAGCATTTCAGggtcaagtttttaaaaatactaaagtgGAGTAAAAGAGacagaaggagggagagagagagagagagagagaagtcacCGTATTCTCTCATTCCTCCCACTTGCTCACTGCATTTCACATTTACGGTGGTTAAAGGGAGAGCAGACCCCAGCCACACCCCCTGACTATAAATCCAAGGCATAAGGAAACGCTCAGCTGAAATCACACGTGGAACTGAAGGATCTGGAGCTCACaaactcattcacacacacgtCTGGGAGGCGACTTGGCATGCTGTGAGCCCAAATAACCGATGACAGTCGAGAAAAGAGCATTTCTTATGAATGAGCGAGTCAGAAGTGACTCGGTCAAGCATCGCTGGATTGGTTGGATCCCTAAAGCCAGACTGGTTACAGAAGCTAGTCACTTCGCATGCAGACCATAGACTGTGATGTGCGATTAGAAATTGGGATCGAGTTCACTGCAGTGTTTGCTCAAAGTAGAACGATCCAACAGAGATCTCCGTGCAAGGACAAAAAGCAAAGTCCAGGGGGCCTGTAGGGTGCTGAGCATGTCTTTTGCGATGGTGCGACCAACCCCAGGTCATTTCTTGTGCTCTGAGATCACCATGCACTCTGAGGATGACGACAACGGCAGTGAAGGTTCTGGATCTGACGACAAGTCCTTCCGAATGGCCGGCCACGACTACGGCGCATTTAAGTTGGGCGCTCGCAAAAAGAGGTACGGCTGTCGACCGGTTGCAGCTCCCAGCGAACTCCGTCCTCAGATCGTCGAGATACGGCAGAGGAACGCCGCAAACGCCCGAGAGCGGGATCGCACGAACAGTGTGAACACGGCGTTCACCGCGCTGAGGACGCTTATACCCACCGAACCGGCGGACAGGAAGCTGTCTAAGATTGAGACGCTGCGGTTGGCCTCCAGCTACATCTCGCACCTGGGGAACGTGCTGCTGGTTGGAGAGGAGTGTGGAGACGGCCAGCCTTGTCTCAGGAGCTCGGGAGCCTTGTATCATCACCTCCACAACCTTCCAAAGACCTCGACACCCAGCCCGGATTCAGAAAACTCACAGCCCAGACAGATCTGCACATTCTGCCTTGGTAACCAGAGACGGCTGGTGAGTAGCTGGATGAAATGTAGCTGTCAAATGCATGACAGGTTAGATATAGATCAAATCTGACTGACATTTATAGAAGAATCAAAACTTGAGAATTAGGTGTTTAGTAATAAGTCGTTGTTGCTATTTTGTGACGGGTCAGAGGTCAGTGCATTGTTACTGATTCAGGAACTTTATCTGAGATTCAAAGCGCTCTTTcacccaaaaaacaaacacttttgtcatttactcttcatcatgtcattctaaatctttctttcttctctgaaaCTGACACTCGAAATAATACTTCATCTAATTTAGTGCAAACTACTTAAAATACTACACATTTCGTCAAAATAtcgttttttgtgttttctaaaagaaaagaaaaccatgcaggtttggaacaacatgggggaggcaaaataatgacagaatgttcattgaTGGGGGATGTCTTTAAATGCCATTTATCTTAATCATGATATTCACTGatacaataaaatgttctgAGCGTGCAACTGACAGATAAGCAGGTATTTATGCATAGCTGTTTGAGCTCACATTAGCATAATTTCCTGATGTCATCAGATCATAAATACAGATCACTTTGGTAATGAAACTTGGCAAAACCCTTAATATGCTTGGTCTGACTTCAACCACATTAATTAACATCTAGCGCGTTCTAAACGAAAGTGTTTACATGAGCCTCTGTGATGAAAACAAGCGATTCATTTGGCTCTAGACAAAACTTTCATAGAGAGGTACACAAAATGACACGGACACTCTCTGCACAGGCTGCTATGCGTCTGCCGTGTTTGTGCAGCGCACTAGAAACATCTGGTCTATTCCCCTGACAACCTGAATGTCTTCCTGCGCAGTTCACGAATGTCCTGAGTTCCACCAAAGCCTTCAACACCCTCATCATCATTACGACGGCTAATCCTGAACAGACCCTTTAAACACCACAGTTTAATGAAAACACTCCAGATTCATCCTTTCATCTAGCATTTCATATGCTATTACTGAAATAATATGGCCGTATTCGATGGGCCACAgaggattatttatttattaatcaaaatttcATCGGCTGGGACCAATTAATGAGAGCTGATGAACTCTTGTCAGTGTTCGACcgcaaacatttaaaagactttgttttatcagctgaaagcacttatttttctgttatgaGTTAAATTTGAGattaatttttctgttttagtccATTGTTGTAGATcagtctattttaaaatatgtacataggTCCCACGTGTATAAAGCTCAAGTACACCTTCATAAACTAGAAAAATATAACTTACtgtatattaatgcatattagtatcattaaaaaaaatctaacaaaatgcttttccaccaaaaaaaacaacaacaaaaaaacattttatttattaaacaatatttatttttggacagtCTAAACGCTTtaagactaaataaatattaaagtgtttCAATGggtatatttcattaaatgaaaacgtaaataaaaattgtacatttacatttttatgacagATAATCCATTAACGAAATCAATTCTATACAGATTTTATGCTATTATTCATACAAAAAAGGGATGCCAACGTAatagcaaaacacacacacccagaaGTGCCTATTGATTTATATGCACCAGGTGGACATTTGACCAAAGATGACGTTATGGTAAGACCCCCAACACTCCAAAGCGATCAGATTCCCTAAATGAGATATATCTTTGAGATGGTCCTGATTACGGTTCAGACGTCTGAATAAATCTGACCTATTGGTAATGACGGTCACAGTTCAACCGCTCATCAGTGTcctaatgtgtttaaaaatctaatgagataattgtttttatgtgtcTGTAAAACGAATGGATGTGCAAGATGTATAAAGACCCTTTAACCTACAAGCTACTCATTCTCTGAtcactttgttttcttttctttcagaacaaagacagagaaagaaaaactgcaTTAAGAAGTTaatgatgagcagaagagagtGTTTCCATCACATCCATCTGAAGAAGAGTTGAGCCGGAGCGTACTGAACATTTAGTGTACTTTTGCTGTAAATAAGCTGTTAAATTGAATGCAACTTTTTAACCAACTTACTGGTGGACAATGTCATAATGGACACTGCATTCCGCACTTCCATATTTAGAAGCCAAAACCTAtgtgaatttcatttttgaacctcttttttgttttatatagaGGTGATATACTTTTATAGAAAAGTTCTAGGGAggatttgcaatttaaaaaacaaaaagaaaaaaaaaatggaggaaaaaaaggaCTTGCTTGTTAACCAGCAAAGAACCTGTTTGTGTCCTTTTGGGTTTGTCTGTGATGCGTATGTTTTGTATGCACTACACTGaactttatttacaaatgtcGAAACATGGGCTTTTTTCCTATCAGAACACATTACCTACAGTACAATCGAACTTCAATGTCAAGGAGTTGCTGGTTATTCTGTCAcgattattgttatttttatttatttatgccgATTAAAATTTCAAACAATTGTTTAAACCAAATTATGCACATGTCAGGGTTGAAAAATCTTGAATTTGAGGGCTTAAGTGAATTCAGACAGTGTGAGAGGTCTGCAAGGGTAACTGAGAGAGAGATTGAAAGATGAATGGGAAGTTTATTCTAGATGAGATCTGCAGTTGGCAGACAGTGTCCTCTACTTTACCTCTGACCACAAGCTCACATTCAAACATACCTACAAAGGAACTGCAACGCCCCTTTCCAAACGTCTAATGTAAATGCCAGTTCTGGGTCATCAGCATTACCCAACCTAGGATAGTGCCCATAGCATCTTTCAAAGTCAATAAATAGATCAcaattatttaaacagaaattcTTAATGATGAAGTGTCACATAGGCTCAAAACATTGCTTTTGGTGAAAACAtgctataaataatttttccttCCTTTGGGGCTAACGCTTGTTCTTCTTTTTTACTTCAggacttttttaattaataacctAATGACTTAATTGTCAGGCTATTGCACCtgctctatttttttattatttattaagcgCAGAAAACTGAATCATTTGAAAGCCCACAGCGTTGACCACGCAGACTTAAAGCTATAAACGCAGGCCTTTATCTATTAATTAAATTGCAAATCCATTCTATGGACCATTTAATGTTGTGCAAACTGTTAATTTGAAgagacaaattaaaaaaaaaaaaaaaactgattaaccAATGGCCCAAGAAGATTCCAATTAACAATGTCTTAATTGTAGTGTAACTTATATTCTGCATACTAGGGATAGGCAATATATAATTAACTGGTAAAGACTTTCGACTAACGTCTCTATTGTGGTTACATGTGACAATGCTGAGCAACATGGTCACAAAATTTAACAGATTCAAAATGCTCATGTTTGCAAGTTaaagcaaacagctgataaagaaAATGTGTGAGCGTTTATTTGACATGGGCGTCTCT is part of the Puntigrus tetrazona isolate hp1 chromosome 16, ASM1883169v1, whole genome shotgun sequence genome and encodes:
- the scxb gene encoding basic helix-loop-helix transcription factor scleraxis produces the protein MSFAMVRPTPGHFLCSEITMHSEDDDNGSEGSGSDDKSFRMAGHDYGAFKLGARKKRYGCRPVAAPSELRPQIVEIRQRNAANARERDRTNSVNTAFTALRTLIPTEPADRKLSKIETLRLASSYISHLGNVLLVGEECGDGQPCLRSSGALYHHLHNLPKTSTPSPDSENSQPRQICTFCLGNQRRLNKDRERKTALRS